The window agtgtctgaagctggatttgaactcaggtcctcctgaatccagggctggtgctttatccactgcgccacctagccacccttattactctaattttacagttgaggaaactgagacaagcagaggttaagtgactctcttagggtcacacagatagtgtctgaggtcaaatttgaactcaggtcttcctgactctaggctcagcccTGGAGCCCTAACCACTGTACCAGCAGCTGCTTCCATAACAAACAAATAGGACTGGATTTGTAGTCttaagacccaggttcaaattccagctctgccccCTATCACTTGttatcaccttgggcaagtccctttgaCATTCTGTTTgctgatctgcaaaatgaagggggtgtactaaatggtttctaaggtccctttcgtCCCTAAATCTGTGAACTTGTAGAGGGATGCAATGAGCGATGCTTTCAAATTACTATCTTATAGTATTTAGTAAGtataaaaaaaaccaactcaGAAGAGTAGTAGAAACAATAGATTTAATTCTTGGATTTCCTGGAGATGAGCTAAGACATAAGCAACATGCTGACAATTGATTGAGAAATACCAGCTTCTCCTTCCCAAGCTCAGAGGCCCTGAGCCTAGGACCTCAGCACTCAGGAGACCTGTCCTCTCTGAACATGAGTGAAGTGTCTGTCTCCTGTACAGAAGTCAGGCCACCGTAACCCCAGCATCCCCACTGTGCTGGCAACTCCGCCTGACATCTCTGGGGCATGGGCTGTGATGGGTAAGGTCCTATGAGAGCTGACAAACTGGGTTCTGGAGGGGTGGAGATGACCTAGGACCAGAAGAGAAACAGTTGATTAGTGACCCAAATACTTGACCAAGTATTGGTTGGTTTCTCAGATTTTCATGGCTGtgtagcccttcaaatactggaaTATGGCTCCCATAGTCCTTCTTAGGGTGTTCTCTTTTTTAGCCTAAAGATTCCTGATCCTGTATGTCATTTCGGTTTCCAGGTTCCTCACCATCTTGGTCATCCTCCTTTGAACAAATGACCTAATATTTCCCAGGAACACCTTGGTTgagtggagaggaaagaggacTTGCTCACTCATGGATGGACTAATGGAGGACTATTCTTTCCCTCCAAAGACACTTGTCCCTGTGGGAGCCAGAGTTAACTTAGGGCTCCTGTATCTGTCATGGAGCCTTTGTCTGGGCATGGGATTCCTAGGAAGATACACAGAAAGCTGAGAgatgtggaggaaaaaaatgttgggttttgttttttttttgccttcctaTATCCAGATGGTAGAATCTAGGAGTATGTGGGTGGGTCTAAAGCAATAACAAGGAACCTCTGGAAAGTCAAACATGCTCCCAGAGAAGGAGAGAATCATACGATTTTGAGCTaagaaggactttagagatcacctatTCCAATCCCCTATTTTtgttttaacagataaggaaactaagacctggaaaaataaagtgacttacaAAGTCATAGAAGTCATAAGGAGgagatttgggatttgaacccaggggtCTTTTTTCTGTGTACTTCCTCTATCAGCATGCTTTGCTACTTCCTTACTCCCCAACCTATAAGAGAGCTACTTCCATCCTAGCTCAGCTTCCATTGGAATCCTCACTGCCCAATCCATAAGAGAGCTCATCTGCCACTGGGTTATGCATCATAAGGGTACCTGATCCTCTCCCCAACACCAAGGCTTCCTGTCTTTATCCTCCAATCTGTGCCACTAGTTTTCCTGAGAGAATAGAACAGCGGGGCACTTGGATAAGGAAATCTGGATAGGGGGTAGCATTGCTGGAGAAAAAGCCACCTTTCCCCTGGAACAATATTCCTAGTCCCTTTTGTCCATTGCAATCTTTGCCACATTGTCTTGCACAAAATAGGCCCTTGATAAATATTGGATTGGATGAAGGGGAAATTAAACCAGGGGTTAGTACCAGAAGTTGGGGTGTGCCCATCAGCACAGGCTAAGGGTTTCTGGCTTAATTTGTCCTAGGAGTTTCTGGCTAAATTGGGACTGGGAGGGGGCTGGCCAAAAGGCCTGAGGAATATATTTAAACCATGGAAGGTCATGAGTACCTTTCAGGAGAAATGGGATACCAGGGTATCTTATAAAATAATGGGTTGGGGTTATATCATATCTAAAATTCCTTCTGATTCTAATATTTTCCTATTCTATGAAGATTAGACTAGGAAACACTCCAACCCCCAACCACTCTCCTCCCTAGTTCCAAATTTGAGCCTTTggaaattgggatttgaacccaggggtCTCTCAACTAAATGGTTTGAATTTCTCAGTGGAGACACACAGAGGAAGAAACATTGTACCTGGTATAGAGCAGTCAACTCGGTGGAGTGTGGAGATATTGCCCAGGAAGCAGGTTCAGTGGCTTTTTCCCAGTGTAACTTGGGTGGGGTCTGTGTTCCGGGGCTGGCAAGGGGAGGATTCCCCAATCCTCCAACTTGATGTCTTCCTCCCGGCAGGTCTAGCCTGGTTGGTGATCCCAAGCAGCAAGAAGGTAAACCCCAAGACATGGCATTGAGGTTCTGCTCCCCATACTGCTTGGGCTGGGACAAAACTGATGGGCAGGAAGGTAGGGACCCCCAGGCTTCAGGGATCTGGGGAGAGTAGGCCCTGGGAGCCTGGGAGACTGGGCTGAAGCTCTGGGTCCGGTCTGGACAACAGCCCAGTCTGTCAGGACAGAGAGGGCAGCTCTGCATTGCCCCTTCCCTCCTCCGGCGCCTCAGACTCTCCTCACTGAGTCCCAGAAGGGATGACAGGTGACCAATGTAGCGGATAGCCAGTCGCAGGGTCTCAATCTTAGTCAGACTCTGTCCAACAGGTGCCACTGAGGGAGGTAGATAGCGCCTCAAATCGTGCAAGGCGCGGGAGAGGTTGCGCATTCTTAGCTTCTCACGTTCGCTGGCGCTCTGCCTCTGCCCATTGGCTGGGCCGCCTCTTTCCCTTCTGCTCTTTTGGAAAGGGACAGAAGTAGGGGGCTCTTCAGAGTGGCAGCCCAGAGGTTGGGGAAGGTTTTCTGTGGTGCTTGGGTGTCCATAGGATGGTGACGAGCTATAGGAATCAGAAGAAGAGGTAGGGGAAGTTGAGTCTGAGTGGCtctcccagccccagccccagtccTGGGGTAGCAGCCAATCCTCTTGCCTAGGGAATTGCTGGTGGGGAGAGCTAGCCATGGTTGGGGGACAGCTCCAGGGAGAGACTGGGGAGCAAGCCAGGAAGGCTGGGGTTTTTATCCTGAGACCAAGGTGTGAGATGGCCCCCTGTCATGTGGCAGGGAGGTGTCAAAACCCACAGAGCCCAGGGAGAGAATGAGTCAGAGGGGCCCTGGGAAAGAGAGCCCATTTGTAGAGGTGTGGATTCTGACTCCTTTGCTGCTTTAATTGAACCTCCATAGTGCAAGGGAAGTGTGGAAAGGACAATTCACATCTGAACGGCAGCTGTTAACTTTCTCACcattctccccactcccctccagGACACCCCACTATCTTCATTCTCCCCACCAATCCAGGATAACCCAGATCTGCCTTGAGCAAGTTATCCTGGGAAGGAGCTACAGTGATCAAGGACCCCAGCCTCGGGAAACACCATGGTACATTGTCTTTCCAGGAAGGGGTAAAGGCAAAGGCCCCAAGTCAGGAACTCAGCTACTAGAATGATGATTTCCAGGATAATAAAATGActtctcatctttttctcccATCATCTCTTGGCATTGATTGATTGGCACCATCCCCTTGGACTTGACTTTGTGCTACAGGTCTGAGCCCATTCCACATATAGCTggagaaactgaaacagagagttGTTCCCTGACTGAGGTCACCAGTTAGAGAGTAGAGGGTTGGCCATGTTTAGAGCAAGCTCATGCCTTGTCTGCTAAATAATGATAGATGAGAGATTATGTCATTCCAGAGAGTATGTCTTAGTTTCTGCTTCTATGGCTAATGTGTGCCTCCCATGGGCTATGTCCCCAggatagtgcctagcatagagtaggtgcttaataaatgttcattgatttgagaaagagaaattagattttGCATGCACTGCAGAGGAATGGCATAAAGCTCTGTGAGATGACTGAGGGAAAGGACTGAAGTAAagtgttgttgctcagtcattcgtttgtcagtcatgtctgactcttcctgactatgtggagttttcttggtggaGACACTGGAATTgcttgccaattccttctccagctcattttacagatgaagaacctgatgCAAACAGGgctaggtgatttgcccagggtcacacagctagtaagtctctgaggcctgatttaaactcaagaggatgagtcttcctgacttcaagcctggctctctatctactgtgccaccaagctgcccatgAAGTAAGGTAGTCCATGATAAATGTCAAATGAATAGTACAGACACTAATGGCTATATCAATCCAAAGGAGAGAGTGGGCAAGCAATGAGGACCGAGATAGTtggaaggtttcatggaagagataggatttgagctggtccttgaaggatgggtaagaAGATAGAGAATTCCCGCCAACAAATAGCTAATAATAAAAgttcaaaaaaatggaaaaatctcTACTcataaggagcttacactctaaaggAAAGAAGAGCCTAAACAAAGGGCCAGAAGTAGGAATGAATGTACAAGGTCGGTAGAATGAGTAGACCAGACTGGCAAGAGTGGAGGGTTCAAGGTAGAACACAGCAGGAGACAAGGTTGGAAATGGAAGGACCCAATCTATAGAGAGCTTTTCTAGGTTAAGGATTTTAGATTTGGCCTAAACCAAATgacagtgttgttgttcagtggttttcagttatgtccgactcttcatgactccatgtggagttttcttggcagggacACTGAAAtactggaaactgaggcaagcagggttaagtgacttgtccaaggtcacacagttagtaagtgtctgaggccagatttgaactcaggtcttcttgattctaagcccagtgttctatccactgtgccacttagctgatcCAAATGGCagtaaagagccatggaaaactTTTGATCACAGTGGGTGTGGGTGGCAAGACTTTCCGAAatatcaggagacctggattttcTAATATCATGTCAGTAACTTACCATGTAACCTCCAAAGTCActtctctatttcctcctcttcaaagaggaaggggttggattagatgatctctgacaTCTAGATGATCTCGTTCTATGTCCTATGATTAACATTAAGGTCCCTATAATTCTCTAGGATCCTCTGATCAAATAGGTGTATTAGGAAATTTAATCTGGTGATTTGCACAGGACGGACTGTAGGCAGGAGGTTGTGGAGGCAAGAGAGACTAGCCAGGACGCCATTGCAGTACTTTGGGCATGAGGCAATGAACGTGTGAACTACAATTGTGGCAGTggggatggagaagggaaggacaCCACTGTGAAACTTAAGAGCCTGGTGTCCTCCCATCCCCTACAAATTCCCAAAGTGGACTTAAAAATCTCGAAAGTAGAGTCCAGCTCTCTTGTAGCATTACACTGGTCAGATAGCCTTTGGTGTACTGGGTCCATTTGATTATGAGCACCACATCTTATAAGAAGAGAGTAATTTCTCTAAAATGGATTATGTTCAGAAGAGGGGACCTGGATGATGATAGAACTCAAAACCATGTCATAGGACCAAaggtttaaggaaaaaaaaaacaaccagaagaTGAAAGGGTGAGgggctggggagaggagggagagacacatGATAACAGTTTTCAAATACATTCAAGGATTGTCATGCAGCAAAGAGATTCTATATGTGAGAGCAGTATTAGGACCAATAGTCTCCTCCCATGTTCTACCTTGAACCCTCTACTCTTGCCAGTCTGGTCCGCTCATTTTACCTACCTTGTACATTCACTCCTTCCTCTGGCCCTTTGTTTAGGATCTTCTTTCCATTAGAGTTACAGGGAGGACTTAATTAATGCTAAAATATTCATATAGTCAGAGTGGTCTTTCAATGGAAAGGGCTGCATCATGAAATATACAatctta is drawn from Dromiciops gliroides isolate mDroGli1 chromosome 2, mDroGli1.pri, whole genome shotgun sequence and contains these coding sequences:
- the LOC122739791 gene encoding mesoderm posterior protein 2-like, which encodes MASSPHQQFPRQEDWLLPQDWGWGWESHSDSTSPTSSSDSYSSSPSYGHPSTTENLPQPLGCHSEEPPTSVPFQKSRRERGGPANGQRQSASEREKLRMRNLSRALHDLRRYLPPSVAPVGQSLTKIETLRLAIRYIGHLSSLLGLSEESLRRRRREGAMQSCPLCPDRLGCCPDRTQSFSPVSQAPRAYSPQIPEAWGSLPSCPSVLSQPKQYGEQNLNAMSWGLPSCCLGSPTRLDLPGGRHQVGGLGNPPLASPGTQTPPKLHWEKATEPASWAISPHSTELTALYQVISTPPEPSLSALIGPYPSQPMPQRCQAELPAQWGCWGYGGLTSVQETDTSLMFREDRSPEC